Proteins encoded together in one Camelina sativa cultivar DH55 chromosome 9, Cs, whole genome shotgun sequence window:
- the LOC104710988 gene encoding defensin-like protein 206 has protein sequence MAKNLINSVSFTVLLVVLLMASTGILNSEATCPGCTSPVFLDECPSAHGTNNEECCKCCAANYPTACGGVIEGTDKHCHCKKNA, from the exons atggcaaagaACCTCATCAACTCCGTCAGCTTCACTGTTCTCTTGGTTGTCCTCCTGATGGCTTCAACCg GAATCCTCAATAGCGAGGCTACATGCCCAGGATGTACTTCACCTGTGTTCCTCGACGAGTGCCCGTCCGCCCACGGAACCAATAATGAAGAGTGTTGTAAGTGTTGCGCAGCCAACTACCCTACTGCTTGCGGCGGGGTTATTGAGGGAACTGACAAACACTGCCACTGCAAGAAAAATGCTTGA
- the LOC104715281 gene encoding putative SWI/SNF-related matrix-associated actin-dependent regulator of chromatin subfamily A member 3-like 1 encodes KKKKXKKKKNSNSFLHLSSSAMANEDEFQSSTDDLSQQSQDFNSETYMVGFVIANIVGLQYYSGRINGREMVGLVREPLNQYDTNAIRVLNTRSVQVGHIERVVAAVLSPLLDSHMIVAEGIVPNTRSKSNRFKIPCQIHVFAKLEALPVVKSTISRAGLVLISDSDPSFGLSEAVVVKELMDSGDNKKSSVDKVFKLVDKNVRQKEKMVSVEPPREVIKSQLFAHQKEGLGWLLHREKSGELPPFWEEKDGEFLNVLTNYRSDKRPESLRGGVFADDMGLGKTLTLLSLIAFDRYGNDATSTQTEEPVEVVEGDKKGKKRGRGKSNESGTKKKQRKSDDVVGVNLSQKKTTLIVCPPSVFSAWITQLEEHTVPGSLRVYMYHGGERTDDVNELMKYDIVLTTYGTLAVEESWEDSPVKKMEWLRIILDEAHTIKNANAQQSRAVSNLKASRRWAVTGTPIQNGSFDLYSLMAFLRFEPFSIKSYWQSLIQRPLGQGNKKGLSRLQVLMATISLRRTKEQSLIGLPSKSVETCYVELSHEERQLYDHMEGEAKGVVRNLINNGSLMRNYSTVLSIILRLRQLCDDLSLCPPELRSFTASISIEDVTDKPELLQKLVAVLQDGEDFDCPICISPPKDIIITRCAHIFCRACILQTLERTKPACPLCRGPLTQSDLYNAPPTPPSDTSSTGGEDTKSSSNSSKVSALLSLLIASRQENPNIKSVVFSQFRKMLLLLEKPLKAAGFTILRLDGAMTVKKRTQVIGEFGNPELTGPVVLLASLKASGAGINLTAASRVYLFDPWWNPAVEEQAMDRIHRIGQKQEVKMIRMIARNSIEERVLELQQKKKNLANEAFKRKRGKDQREVNVEDVIALMSL; translated from the exons aaaaaaaaaaaaaaNaaaaaaaaaaaaaactcaaattccTTTCTACACTTGTCTTCCTCTGCTATGGCGAACGAAGACGAGTTTCAATCCTCGACGGATGACCTATCGCAGCAATCTCAGGACTTCAATTCAGAGACTTACATGGTGGGATTCGTCATCGCGAATATAGTAGGGTTACAGTACTATTCAGGCCGAATCAACGGCCGAGAGATGGTAGGACTAGTTCGAGAACCCTTAAACCAGTACGATACAAACGCAATCAGAGTACTCAACACAAGATCCGTTCAAGTAGGCCACATCGAGCGTGTGGTAGCCGCCGTTCTCTCGCCGTTGCTAGACTCTCACATGATCGTCGCCGAAGGTATCGTACCCAATACTCGTTCTAAATCCAATAGGTTTAAAATCCCGTGTCAAATCCACGTTTTCGCTAAGCTAGAAGCGTTACCAGTTGTGAAATCGACGATTTCGCGGGCCGGGTTAGTGTTGATTTCGGATTCGGATCCTTCGTTTGGGTTATCGGAGGCTGTTGTGGTTAAAGAACTGATGGATAGTGGAGATAATAAGAAGAGTAGTGTTGATAAGGTTTTTAAGTTAGTTGATAAGAATGTGAGACAGAAGGAGAAAATGGTTAGTGTTGAGCCGCCGAGGGAAGTGATAAAATCACAACTCTTTGCTCATCAGAAAGAAGGATTGGGTTGGTTACTCCACAGGGAGAAATCTGGTGAATTGCCTCCGTTTTGggaagagaaagatggagaaTTCTTAAATGTTTTGACTAATTACCGCAGTGATAAGCGGCCTGAATCTTTGCGTGGAGGTGTGTTTGCTGATGATATGGGCTTAGGTAAGACCCTTACTTTGCTTTCACTCATAGCTTTTGATAGATATGGTAATGATGCCACCAGTACGCAAACTGAAGAACCTGTGGAAGTAGTAGAAGGAGACAAGAAAGGTAAAAAGAGGGGAAGAGGTAAGAGCAATGAAAGcggaacgaagaagaagcagcgTAAATCTGATGATGTTGTTGGTGTTAATCTGTCTCAGAAGAAGACAACGTTGATTGTTTGTCCACCTTCTGTGTTTTCAGCATGGATTACACAGCTAGAGGAGCATACTGTACCTGGAAGCTTGAGAGTGTATATGTATCACGGTGGGGAAAGAACAGACGATGTTAACGAGCTTATGAAGTACGATATAGTGCTGACTACTTACGGTACTTTGGCTGTTGAAGAATCGTGGGAAGACTCTCCTGTCAAGAAGATGGAATGGCTGAGGATAATTCTTGACGAGGCACATACCATTAAGAATGCAAATGCTCAACAGAGCCGAGCGGTTAGTAATTTGAAAGCTTCCCGCAGATGGGCTGTGACAGGAACTCCTATTCAGAACGGTTCTTTCGATTTGTACTCTCTGATGGCGTTTCTTCGGTTTGAGCCTTTTTCGATTAAGAGTTATTGGCAAAGCTTGATACAACGTCCGCTTGGTCAAGGTAACAAGAAGGGACTTTCTCGCCTCCAGGTTTTAATGGCGACAATTTCGTTGCGGAGAACAAAAGAACAGAGTTTGATTGGTTTACCATCTAAGAGTGTTGAAACTTGTTACGTTGAGCTTTCTCATGAAGAACGTCAGTTATATGATCACATGGAAGGAGAAGCTAAAGGTGTTGTGCGTAACCTCATCAACAATGGAAGCTTGATGCGAAACTACTCAACGGTTTTGAGCATAATCTTACGTCTTAGACAACTTTGTGACGACTTATCTCTATGTCCTCCAGAATTAAGATCTTTTACCGCTTCTATATCTATCGAAG ATGTGACTGATAAGCCAGAGCTGCTACAAAAGCTTGTTGCAGTATTGCAAGATGGCGAAGATTTCGACTGTCCGATTTGCATTTCGCCACCAAaagacatcatcatcactcgATGTGCTCACATCTTTTGCAGAGCTTGTATTCTCCAAACCTTGGAAAGAACTAAACCTGCTTGCCCTCTTTGCCGTGGCCCTCTAACTCAATCGGATCTCTACAACGCTCCTCCAACTCCTCCTTCGGATACTTCCAGTACCGGCGGAGAAGACACAAAGTCGTCGAGTAATTCCTCAAAGGTCTCGGCTTTACTCTCGCTGTTGATCGCGTCAAGACAAGAAAACCCAAACATAAAGTCTGTTGTGTTCTCTCAGTTTAGGAAAATGCTGCTTCTACTCGAAAAACCGCTGAAAGCTGCGGGTTTCACTATCTTACGGTTAGACGGAGCAATGACTGTGAAGAAACGAACCCAGGTCATTGGAGAATTTGGGAATCCGGAGTTAACCGGACCTGTGGTGCTACTAGCGAGCCTTAAAGCCTCTGGTGCTGGGATTAACCTAACTGCAGCTTCAAGGGTTTACTTGTTCGACCCGTGGTGGAATCCTGCAGTTGAAGAACAGGCTATGGATAGGATTCATAGGATTGGACAGAAACAAGAGGTCAAGATGATTAGGATGATTGCGAGAAACAGTATCGAAGAACGGGTTCTTGAGCtccaacagaagaagaagaatcttgcGAATGAAGCTTTTAAAAGAAAGCGTGGTAAAGATCAAAGAGAGGTTAACGTTGAAGACGTTATTGCTCTCATGTCTCTCTGA